Below is a genomic region from Fusobacterium nucleatum.
CATGAGCTATTCTTGGTCCTAAATCTCTTGCAGGATTTATTGCATATCCAGTTGCTCCTCCTGTTGCCATACCTATTATAACAACTAAAAGTCCAACAAAAAATGCTCCATTTCCTGATTGAATTCCTACTTCTCCATATCCAAAAGCCAATATTCCTAAAACTAAAATAAATGTTCCGATAATTTCTGTAACAACATTCCATATTGGTGCATCAATAGAAGGTCCTGTTGAGAAAACTCCTAATTTTACTGCTGGTTCTGGTTCTGCATCCATTTGAGCTTTATAAGTTAAGTAAGCCAAAGTTGCTCCAAAAATTCCACCTAATAGTTGAGCGACAATATAACCAAAGACTAAATCCCATGAAAATCTACCTGTTACAGCAAGTGCTATTGTTAAAGCAGGATTTAAGTGTGCTCCAGATACCCAACCACTTACATAAGCAGCTGTCATAACAGAAAAGCCCCAACCAAATGAAGTTACTATCCAACCTCCACCTTTTCCATAGCTATGTTTAAGGCTGCAAGTCATATTAACTCCATTTCCTAACAATAGTAAAAGTGTTGTTCCAACAAATTCTCCAATATACAAGCTCATATTACTCATATAAGGTCTCCTTTTATATAAAAAATATATTAGTAAATACCGTGATATTAATATATTAGATTATAACATATTTTTTAATATAATAAAGAGTATTAATTAGAA
It encodes:
- a CDS encoding MIP/aquaporin family protein; this translates as MSNMSLYIGEFVGTTLLLLLGNGVNMTCSLKHSYGKGGGWIVTSFGWGFSVMTAAYVSGWVSGAHLNPALTIALAVTGRFSWDLVFGYIVAQLLGGIFGATLAYLTYKAQMDAEPEPAVKLGVFSTGPSIDAPIWNVVTEIIGTFILVLGILAFGYGEVGIQSGNGAFFVGLLVVIIGMATGGATGYAINPARDLGPRIAHAILPIKGKGDSNWKYSWIPVVGPIIGGILGAVIFDAFLSAVL